From one Triticum aestivum cultivar Chinese Spring chromosome 4B, IWGSC CS RefSeq v2.1, whole genome shotgun sequence genomic stretch:
- the LOC123090343 gene encoding kinesin-like protein KIN-14E, whose protein sequence is MMNGPQLAVALIPACGGARPRLPWRTALIPDPQRRSALSETLKQHANQVKEMEFTNMINTITSLEDLKGNIRVFCRIRPLISNESLAFYFDGANDGDIGIMNGGTTKKTFKFDRVYTPKDDQAEVYADASPLVTSVLDGYNVCIFAYGQTGTGKTFAMEGTERNIGVNYRTLEELFKIAEERKDTVTYNISVSVLEVYNEQIRDLLATSPSSQKLEIKQAGEGSHHVPGIVEAKVEDINEVWDVLQTGSNSRATGSNNVNEHSSLSHCMLCIMVRAKNLINGGCTTSKLWLVDLVGSEQLAKTYAQGDRLKEAQNINRSLSALGDVIYALASRSSHIPYRNSKLTHLLQDSLGDSKVVMFVQISPSDNDASETLSSLNFSSHIHGIELGPAKKQVDTVELQKVKQMLERSKQEAKLKEESLRKLEEKCQNLENKAKGKEQLYKNLEDKVKELESQLDSKMHSQITSEKQQNQHSGKLKEKEEACSALQHKIEELERKLGQQQQSDSEVAALKQTIEELEVKLKEQTQQRSAAESKSLCGSRVTRQQQQQAAVASSNKIKGWVRSREGFRCCTVFVDVVLPW, encoded by the exons ATGATGAACGGTCCCCAGCTCGCGGTGGCGCTCATCCCCGCTTGCGGCGGCGCTCGTCCTCGGCTCCCGTGGCGGACGGCGCTCATCCCCGACCCGCAGCGGCGTTCGGCCCTG AGTGAAACTTTGAAGCAACACGCAAATCAAGTCAAGGAGATGGAATTCACAAATATGATAAACACGATAACGTCCCTTGAG GATCTTAAAGGAAATATTCGTGTTTTCTGCCGAATACGACCTTTAATCTCAAATGAATCACTAGCCTTTTATTTTGATGGAGCAAATGATGGAGACATTGGGATTATGAATGGAGGAACAACAAAAAAGACATTCAAGTTTGACCGAGTCTACACCCCAAAGGATGACCAAG CTGAGGTTTACGCTGATGCATCTCCACTAGTCACGTCAGTGCTAGATGGATACAATGTGTGCATCTTTGCATAcggacaaacaggaactgggaaGACCTTCGCCATGGAAGGGACTGAAAGGAACATAGGAGTAAACTATAGAACTCTGGAGGAGTTGTTCAAGATTGCCGAGGAGAGAAAAGACACTGTCACGTACAACATATCAGTTAGTGTGCTTGAGGTGTACAATGAACAAATCAGAGACCTCCTTGCAACATCCCCTTCATCTCAGAA GTTGGAGATCAAACAAGCAGGTGAAGGATCCCATCATGTGCCCGGCATAGTTGAGGCCAAAGTTGAGGACATAAATGAAGTTTGGGATGTCTTACAAACTGGAAGCAATTCGAGGGCTACAGGGTCAAACAATGTGAATGAACACAGCAGTCTCTCACACTG CATGCTTTGTATCATGGTTAGAGCAAAGAACCTGATAAATGGGGGCTGTACAACAAGTAAGCTCTGGTTGGTAGATCTTGTTGGAAGCGAGCAGTTAGCCAAGACATACGCGCAAGGTGATCGGCTCAAGGAAGCACAAAATATCAACAGGTCGCTTTCTGCTTTAGGCGATGTCATTTATGCTCTTGCTTCCAGAAGCAGCCACATTCCTTACAG GAATTCCAAATTGACGCACTTGCTCCAAGACTCTTTAG GCGATTCGAAAGTCGTAATGTTTGTGCAAATTAGCCCATCCGACAACGACGCGTCGGAAACCTTGAGTTCGTTGAACTTTTCTAGCCATATCCATGGTATAGAACTGGGCCCAGCAAAGAAGCAGGTCGACACAGTCGAGCTTCAAAAGGTCAAACAGATG CTTGAAAGGTCTAAGCAGGAAGCCAAGCTGAAGGAGGAATCTTTGAGAAAGCTGGAAGAGAAGTGTCAAAATTTAGAGAATAAAGCCAAGGGAAAAGAGCAGCTTTACAAAAACTTGGAAGACAAG GTGAAGGAGCTTGAAAGCCAACTAGACTCTAAGATGCATTCTCAGATTACATCGGAAAAGCAGCAGAATCAGCATTCTGGAAAactgaaggagaaggaagaagcgtGTAGTGCGCTACAGCACAAG ATAGAGGAGTTGGAGCGTAAGCTTGGACAACAGCAGCAGTCAGACTCTGAGGTCGCAGCTCTTAAGCAAACG ATTGAGGAGCTGGAGGTCAAACTGAAGGAGCAGACACAACAAAGATCAGCTGCAGAATCAAAG AGTCTCTGTGGTTCCAGGGTgacgaggcagcagcagcagcaggcggcggTGGCGAGCAGCAACAAGATCAAGGGGTGGGTTAG